The Kitasatospora setae KM-6054 genome contains a region encoding:
- a CDS encoding ABC transporter substrate-binding protein, translating into MDLTRRHRRSLAGITAAVCATLLASACTGTNSGGGQDGSASGQDVTITFWHGWSQDNEVKAINDNVAAFEKLHPNIHVKVVGNIADDKAQQALRAGGPDAPDVVSSFSTDNVGKFCSSHVWADLAPMLAKDGVDPAKTFPAAMLKYSQYQGNQCSLPLLGDAYGLFYNKTAFAAAGITAPPRTFGEFAEDAAKLTVTDGDSYKQLGFMPNYHGYETAIAHYLGQYGSTYFGPDGKSDIATDPTVAAALGWQKQLVDRLGGFDKLEKYRTSFGDEFSAKNPFTTGQVAMSLDGEWRTASLAEDKPDFEWATAPFPVPDDQASTYGRGYQTGTIVGIANGSRKQTAAWTFVKYLTTDTDAVVSFANAIHNVPSTLAALDSPKLEADPNFRTFVDVAKNPNSSTTPASVNGGAYQVSLQNLSYAVESGQQNDLRAGLTATAKEIDDAIAQAK; encoded by the coding sequence GTGGATCTGACCCGTAGACACCGCCGCTCGCTGGCCGGGATCACCGCCGCCGTCTGCGCGACCCTGCTGGCCTCGGCCTGCACCGGCACCAACTCCGGTGGCGGCCAGGACGGTTCGGCGTCCGGCCAGGACGTGACGATCACCTTCTGGCACGGCTGGAGCCAGGACAACGAGGTGAAGGCGATCAACGACAACGTCGCCGCCTTCGAGAAGCTCCACCCCAACATCCACGTCAAGGTGGTCGGCAACATCGCCGACGACAAGGCCCAGCAGGCCCTGCGCGCCGGCGGCCCCGACGCCCCCGACGTGGTCTCCTCGTTCTCCACCGACAACGTCGGCAAGTTCTGCTCCTCGCACGTGTGGGCCGACCTCGCCCCGATGCTGGCCAAGGACGGCGTCGACCCCGCCAAGACCTTCCCCGCCGCGATGCTCAAGTACAGCCAGTACCAGGGCAACCAGTGCTCGCTGCCGCTGCTCGGCGACGCCTACGGCCTCTTCTACAACAAGACCGCCTTCGCCGCCGCCGGCATCACCGCGCCGCCCAGGACCTTCGGCGAGTTCGCCGAGGACGCCGCCAAGCTGACCGTCACCGACGGCGACTCCTACAAGCAGCTCGGCTTCATGCCGAACTACCACGGCTACGAGACCGCGATCGCGCACTACCTCGGCCAGTACGGCAGCACCTACTTCGGCCCCGACGGCAAGTCCGACATCGCCACCGACCCGACCGTCGCCGCCGCGCTCGGCTGGCAGAAGCAACTCGTCGACCGGCTCGGCGGGTTCGACAAGCTGGAGAAGTACCGCACCTCGTTCGGCGACGAGTTCAGCGCCAAGAACCCCTTCACCACCGGCCAGGTCGCGATGAGCCTGGACGGCGAGTGGCGCACCGCCTCCCTCGCCGAGGACAAGCCCGACTTCGAGTGGGCCACCGCCCCGTTCCCGGTGCCGGACGACCAGGCCTCCACGTACGGGCGCGGCTACCAGACCGGCACCATCGTCGGCATCGCCAACGGCAGCAGGAAGCAGACCGCCGCCTGGACCTTCGTCAAGTACCTCACCACCGACACCGACGCCGTCGTCTCCTTCGCCAACGCCATCCACAACGTCCCCAGCACGCTGGCCGCCCTCGACTCGCCGAAGCTGGAGGCCGACCCCAACTTCCGCACCTTCGTCGACGTCGCGAAGAACCCGAACTCCTCGACCACCCCGGCCAGCGTCAACGGCGGCGCCTACCAGGTCTCCCTCCAGAACCTCAGCTACGCCGTCGAATCCGGCCAGCAGAACGACCTCAGGGCGGGCCTGACGGCCACCGCCAAGGAGATCGACGACGCCATCGCCCAGGCGAAGTGA
- a CDS encoding carbohydrate ABC transporter permease → MAHVSSTLPPALRRKRRREAARTAAFLSPWLIGFGFFFLYPLLSTVYFSFMNYDGFAAPTFVGLRNWDFVFTKYPSFWQGMGNTLWLVAVMVTLRVAFGLGVGLLVTKVKTGSGFFRTAFYLPYLAPPVAATMAFAFLLNPGTGPVNHLLGEIGLPQPGWFTDPSWSKPALTMLAMWGIGDLMVIFMAALLDVPREQYEAAELDGTSAPQRFRFVTLPNIAPIVVFAVVTGVIQAMQYYTQAIVAGKVASGVIGGSGQQFEPGYPHGSTWTLPQMVYNLGFQRFDTGSACVVAIILFAISMAFTSLLMRRRAGFLNSED, encoded by the coding sequence ATGGCACACGTGAGCTCCACCCTCCCGCCGGCGCTGCGCCGCAAGCGCCGGCGGGAGGCCGCCCGCACGGCGGCCTTCCTCTCCCCGTGGCTGATCGGGTTCGGGTTCTTCTTCCTCTACCCGCTGCTGTCCACCGTCTACTTCTCCTTCATGAACTACGACGGGTTCGCCGCGCCGACCTTCGTGGGCCTGCGGAACTGGGACTTCGTCTTCACCAAGTACCCCTCGTTCTGGCAGGGGATGGGCAACACGCTCTGGCTGGTCGCGGTGATGGTCACCCTGCGGGTGGCGTTCGGCCTGGGCGTCGGCCTGCTGGTGACGAAGGTCAAGACCGGCAGCGGGTTCTTCCGCACCGCCTTCTACCTGCCCTACCTGGCGCCGCCGGTGGCCGCCACGATGGCCTTCGCCTTCCTGCTCAACCCGGGCACCGGCCCGGTCAACCACCTGCTGGGCGAGATCGGCCTGCCGCAGCCCGGCTGGTTCACCGACCCGTCCTGGTCGAAGCCGGCCCTGACCATGCTGGCCATGTGGGGCATCGGCGACCTGATGGTGATCTTCATGGCGGCGCTGCTGGACGTCCCCCGGGAGCAGTACGAGGCGGCCGAACTGGACGGCACGAGCGCCCCGCAGCGGTTCCGGTTCGTCACGCTGCCGAACATCGCGCCGATCGTGGTGTTCGCCGTGGTCACCGGGGTGATCCAGGCGATGCAGTACTACACCCAGGCGATCGTGGCCGGGAAGGTCGCCTCCGGCGTGATCGGCGGCTCCGGCCAGCAGTTCGAGCCCGGCTACCCGCACGGCTCGACCTGGACGCTGCCGCAGATGGTCTACAACCTCGGCTTCCAACGCTTCGACACCGGTTCGGCCTGCGTGGTCGCGATCATCCTGTTCGCGATCTCGATGGCCTTCACTTCGCTGCTGATGCGCCGCCGCGCCGGCTTCCTGAACTCCGAGGACTGA
- a CDS encoding ROK family transcriptional regulator, with amino-acid sequence MTTRKPPRPPQAGTPSLLRAINDRAALELLLANGPLSRAQLGSLTGLSKPTASLLLARLEAVGLVMPVGTMAGRPGPNAQLYQVDPAAGHVAGLDVTSTGTRVAVADITGAVLAEHHVPTRGRPAAETVARTAEAVAEAVRRAGLAPGALREVVVGIGGAPDPVTGKLRYASHLPGWHSPRLAAELAEAVAAGVSFENDVNLAAVAEQAGGAAAGREDFVLLWAEEGIGAAVVLAGRPHRGFTGGAGEVGYMPVPDAPPVSLTARRTPSGGFQDLAGGPAVLALARKHGLPGTDAAQAVAGALTAPGGEGFLAELAERLAVGLAVIASVVDPELVVLSGGTLTAGGEPLRELVQDALGRTSIPRPEVRLSAVPGPPVLTGALQRALTTARDALFSTH; translated from the coding sequence ATGACCACCCGAAAGCCGCCCCGCCCCCCGCAGGCCGGTACGCCGAGCCTGCTGCGGGCCATCAACGACCGCGCGGCGCTGGAGCTGCTGCTGGCGAACGGCCCGCTCTCCCGGGCCCAGCTCGGCAGCCTGACCGGGCTCTCGAAGCCCACCGCCTCGCTGCTGCTGGCCCGGCTGGAGGCGGTCGGACTGGTGATGCCGGTCGGCACCATGGCCGGGCGGCCGGGGCCCAACGCCCAGCTCTACCAGGTCGACCCGGCGGCCGGACACGTCGCGGGGCTGGACGTCACCAGCACCGGGACCCGGGTCGCGGTGGCCGACATCACCGGCGCGGTCCTGGCCGAGCACCACGTGCCGACCCGGGGCCGGCCGGCCGCGGAGACCGTGGCGCGGACCGCGGAGGCGGTCGCCGAGGCGGTGCGCCGGGCCGGGCTGGCGCCGGGCGCGCTGCGCGAGGTGGTGGTCGGGATCGGCGGCGCGCCGGACCCGGTGACCGGGAAGCTCCGCTACGCCTCGCACCTGCCCGGCTGGCACTCGCCGCGACTGGCGGCGGAACTCGCCGAGGCCGTCGCCGCCGGGGTCTCGTTCGAGAACGACGTGAACCTGGCCGCCGTGGCGGAGCAGGCCGGCGGGGCGGCGGCGGGCCGCGAGGACTTCGTGCTGCTGTGGGCCGAGGAGGGCATCGGCGCGGCGGTCGTGCTGGCCGGCCGGCCCCACCGGGGTTTCACCGGGGGTGCGGGCGAGGTCGGCTACATGCCGGTGCCGGACGCCCCGCCGGTGTCGTTGACCGCCCGCCGGACCCCCTCCGGCGGGTTCCAGGACCTGGCCGGCGGACCGGCCGTGCTGGCGCTGGCCCGCAAGCACGGGCTGCCCGGCACCGACGCCGCGCAGGCGGTCGCCGGGGCGCTGACCGCCCCCGGCGGCGAGGGCTTCCTGGCGGAGCTGGCCGAGCGGCTGGCGGTCGGGCTGGCGGTGATCGCCTCGGTGGTCGACCCGGAGCTGGTCGTCCTCTCCGGCGGCACCCTGACCGCGGGCGGCGAGCCCCTGCGGGAGCTGGTCCAGGACGCCCTGGGCCGGACGTCCATCCCGCGGCCGGAGGTGCGGCTGTCCGCCGTGCCGGGGCCGCCCGTCCTGACCGGCGCCCTGCAACGCGCGCTGACCACCGCCCGGGACGCCCTCTTCAGCACCCACTGA
- a CDS encoding chitosanase, giving the protein MWEVEAYGTGGGSTASPSPTASASASASPTASPSPSASSSTTPPTGGVNLDDPAKKEIAMKLVSSAENSSLDWRAQFSYIEDIKDGRGYTAGIIGFCSGTGDMLDLVEAYTAKKPGNVLASYLPALRSVNGTDSHQGLDPGFPAAWKQAATDPVFTQTQESERDRVYFNPAVAQAKKDGLRALGQFAYYDAAVMHGPDGLASIRSAALAKAKPPAQGGNETTWLNAFLDAREAEMRKEAAHSDTTRVSTEQRKFLNEGNFDLHTPLTWSVYGEPYSITS; this is encoded by the coding sequence CTGTGGGAGGTCGAGGCGTACGGCACCGGCGGGGGTAGCACCGCCTCGCCCTCGCCGACCGCCTCCGCCTCCGCGTCGGCGTCGCCCACGGCCTCCCCCTCGCCGAGCGCCTCGTCGTCGACCACGCCGCCGACCGGCGGCGTCAACCTGGACGACCCGGCGAAGAAGGAGATCGCCATGAAGCTGGTCTCCAGCGCGGAGAACTCCTCGCTCGACTGGCGCGCCCAGTTCTCCTACATCGAGGACATCAAGGACGGCCGCGGCTACACCGCCGGCATCATCGGCTTCTGCTCCGGCACCGGCGACATGCTCGACCTGGTCGAGGCGTACACCGCCAAGAAGCCGGGCAACGTGCTGGCCTCCTACCTGCCGGCGCTCCGCTCGGTCAACGGCACCGACTCGCACCAGGGCCTCGACCCGGGCTTCCCGGCGGCCTGGAAGCAGGCCGCCACCGACCCGGTCTTCACCCAGACCCAGGAGTCGGAGCGGGACCGGGTGTACTTCAACCCGGCCGTCGCCCAGGCGAAGAAGGACGGGCTGCGCGCGCTCGGCCAGTTCGCGTACTACGACGCGGCCGTCATGCACGGCCCGGACGGGCTCGCCTCGATCCGGTCGGCGGCCCTGGCCAAGGCCAAGCCCCCGGCGCAGGGCGGCAACGAGACCACCTGGCTGAACGCCTTCCTCGACGCGCGCGAGGCGGAGATGCGCAAGGAGGCGGCGCACAGCGACACCACCCGGGTCAGCACCGAGCAGCGGAAGTTCCTCAACGAGGGCAACTTCGACCTGCACACGCCGCTGACCTGGAGCGTCTACGGCGAGCCCTACAGCATCACCTCCTGA
- a CDS encoding 6-phospho-beta-glucosidase — protein sequence MSALKLAIVGGASTYTPELIDGFARLRDTLPIGELVLIDPAADRLELIAALARRIFARQGHHATVTTTTDTTTGVHDADAVLLQLRVGGQAARDKDETWPLECGCVGQETTGAGGLAKALRTVPVVLDIAERVRAANPHAWIVDFTNPVGIVTRALQSAGHKAVGLCNVAIGFQRKFATHLGVDPELVRLDHVGLNHLTWERGVTLLDTPDATTGTEVLPRLLTEHGQAIAADLHLPLPVIQRLGVVPSYYLRYFYQHDQVVKELQDKGSRAAEVAAIEKQLLELYADPALDTKPELLGQRGGAFYSEAAVQLIASLLGTDHRTTVQVVNTRNDGILPFLPDDAVIEVPATVDATGVRPLPQRPLEPLYAGLIASVTAYEHLALDAALHGGRDRVFDALLAHPLIGQIDLADHLTDRLLAHNRHHLNWA from the coding sequence ATGTCCGCACTCAAACTCGCCATCGTCGGCGGCGCCTCCACCTACACGCCCGAACTCATCGACGGCTTCGCGCGCCTGCGCGACACCCTCCCCATCGGCGAACTCGTCCTCATCGACCCGGCCGCCGACCGCCTCGAACTCATCGCCGCCCTCGCCCGCCGTATCTTCGCCAGACAAGGCCACCACGCCACCGTCACCACCACCACCGACACCACCACCGGCGTCCACGACGCCGACGCCGTCCTGCTCCAACTGCGCGTCGGCGGACAAGCCGCCCGCGACAAGGACGAGACCTGGCCCCTGGAATGCGGCTGCGTCGGCCAGGAGACCACCGGCGCCGGCGGCCTCGCCAAAGCCCTGCGCACCGTCCCCGTCGTCCTCGACATCGCCGAACGCGTCCGCGCCGCCAACCCCCACGCCTGGATCGTCGACTTCACCAACCCCGTCGGCATCGTCACCCGCGCCCTGCAGAGCGCCGGACACAAAGCCGTCGGCCTGTGCAACGTCGCCATCGGCTTCCAACGCAAATTCGCCACCCACCTCGGCGTCGACCCCGAACTCGTCCGCCTCGACCACGTCGGCCTCAACCACCTCACCTGGGAACGCGGCGTCACCCTCCTGGACACCCCCGACGCCACCACCGGCACCGAAGTCCTGCCCCGACTGCTCACCGAACACGGCCAGGCCATCGCCGCCGACCTCCACCTCCCCCTGCCCGTCATCCAGCGCCTGGGCGTCGTCCCCTCCTACTACCTGCGCTACTTCTACCAGCACGACCAGGTCGTCAAGGAACTCCAGGACAAGGGCTCCCGCGCCGCCGAGGTCGCCGCCATCGAGAAGCAGCTCCTGGAGCTGTACGCCGACCCCGCCCTCGACACCAAACCCGAACTCCTCGGCCAGCGCGGCGGCGCCTTCTACTCCGAAGCCGCCGTCCAGCTCATCGCCTCCCTGCTGGGCACCGACCACCGCACCACCGTCCAGGTCGTCAACACCCGCAACGACGGCATCCTGCCCTTCCTCCCCGACGACGCCGTCATCGAGGTCCCCGCCACCGTCGACGCCACCGGCGTCCGCCCCCTGCCCCAACGCCCCCTCGAACCCCTCTACGCCGGCCTGATCGCAAGCGTCACCGCCTACGAACACCTCGCCCTCGACGCCGCCCTCCACGGCGGCCGCGACCGCGTCTTCGACGCCCTCCTCGCCCACCCCCTGATCGGCCAGATCGACCTCGCCGACCACCTCACCGACCGCCTCCTCGCCCACAACCGCCACCACCTGAACTGGGCGTGA
- a CDS encoding carbohydrate ABC transporter permease — protein MTLAPSLPTKVVPRTLALRAARRKAVLNWVAVHSLAIAAALFFLLPFVFVFLTSVMTDRQALTSDLWPHHWQWSNYTKVWNTDGFLTWWRNTLLYAALGTALTIASSLPVAYALARFRFRGRNLALMAVVSMMMLPPQVTVIPMYLFWAKQLHLSGTLWPLIIPMAFGDAFSIFLLRQFLLTIPKEYVEAARIDGCGELRTLLRVILPMARPAIAAVALFQFFSCWNDYFGPQIYASENPGAWTLSYGLESFKGAHHTNWNLTMAATLLVLAPVMILFFLAQRAFVEGVTLTGVKG, from the coding sequence ATGACCCTCGCACCCTCGCTCCCCACCAAGGTCGTGCCCCGCACCCTCGCGCTCCGGGCGGCCCGTCGCAAGGCGGTGTTGAACTGGGTCGCGGTGCACTCGCTGGCGATCGCCGCCGCGCTGTTCTTCCTGCTGCCGTTCGTGTTCGTGTTCCTGACCTCGGTGATGACCGACCGCCAGGCACTGACCTCCGACCTGTGGCCCCACCACTGGCAGTGGTCGAACTACACCAAGGTGTGGAACACCGACGGCTTCCTCACCTGGTGGCGCAACACCCTGCTCTACGCCGCCCTGGGCACCGCGCTGACCATCGCCTCCAGCCTGCCCGTCGCCTACGCCCTGGCCCGCTTCCGCTTCCGCGGCCGCAACCTGGCCCTGATGGCCGTCGTCTCCATGATGATGCTCCCACCCCAGGTCACCGTCATCCCGATGTACCTGTTCTGGGCCAAACAACTGCACCTGTCCGGCACCCTGTGGCCCCTGATCATCCCGATGGCCTTCGGCGACGCCTTCTCCATCTTCCTGCTCCGCCAGTTCCTCCTCACCATCCCCAAGGAATACGTCGAAGCCGCCCGCATCGACGGCTGCGGCGAACTGCGCACCCTCCTGCGCGTCATCCTCCCCATGGCGAGGCCCGCCATCGCCGCCGTCGCGCTCTTCCAGTTCTTCTCCTGCTGGAACGACTACTTCGGACCGCAGATCTACGCCTCCGAGAACCCGGGCGCCTGGACCCTCAGCTACGGCCTGGAATCCTTCAAAGGCGCCCACCACACCAACTGGAACCTCACCATGGCCGCGACCCTCCTAGTCCTGGCCCCCGTGATGATCCTGTTCTTCCTCGCACAACGCGCCTTCGTCGAAGGCGTCACACTGACAGGGGTCAAGGGCTGA
- a CDS encoding N-acetylglucosamine kinase, which translates to MNRPHPEHLPGVLAVDAGNSKTDVALVSTDGRVLGTARGGGFQPQNTGPAAAVATLVPLVRSAAAQAGLAPDGPVAAHVSACLANADLPIEEQQLHDAITGHGWAPSTHVANDTFGLLRAGTDGPLGVAVVCGAGINCVGLRPDGQTARWPALGTLTGDWGGGGGLAEESMWHAARAEDGRGAPTLLSPMIGAHFGLAGANAVAEAIHLGRIDRTRLHEITRVLFAAADAGDATALAVIDRQAAEIARLAVITLGRLDLLDRPVPVVLGGGVLASRQPLLLDNLTARLAADAPLAEPRVVVAPPVLGAALLGLDHLGAAPEIQQRLRDAYPSASPAAI; encoded by the coding sequence ATGAACCGACCGCACCCGGAGCACCTGCCCGGCGTCCTCGCCGTCGACGCCGGCAACAGCAAGACCGACGTCGCCCTGGTCTCCACCGACGGACGGGTCCTCGGCACCGCCCGCGGTGGTGGCTTCCAACCGCAGAACACCGGCCCGGCCGCCGCCGTCGCCACGCTCGTCCCGCTGGTCCGGTCCGCCGCCGCGCAGGCCGGGCTGGCCCCCGACGGCCCGGTCGCGGCCCACGTCAGCGCCTGTCTGGCCAACGCCGACCTGCCGATCGAGGAACAGCAACTGCACGACGCGATCACCGGCCACGGCTGGGCACCGTCCACGCACGTCGCCAACGACACCTTCGGCCTGCTGCGGGCCGGCACCGACGGACCGCTCGGCGTCGCCGTGGTCTGCGGCGCCGGCATCAACTGCGTCGGCCTGCGCCCCGACGGGCAGACCGCCCGCTGGCCCGCGCTCGGCACGCTGACCGGCGACTGGGGCGGCGGCGGCGGACTCGCCGAGGAGTCCATGTGGCACGCCGCCCGGGCCGAGGACGGCCGCGGCGCACCCACCCTGCTCTCCCCGATGATCGGCGCCCACTTCGGCCTGGCCGGCGCCAACGCCGTCGCCGAGGCGATCCACCTGGGCCGGATCGACCGCACCCGGCTGCACGAGATCACCCGGGTGCTGTTCGCCGCCGCCGACGCCGGGGACGCCACCGCGCTCGCCGTGATCGACCGGCAGGCCGCCGAGATCGCCCGGCTCGCCGTGATCACCCTCGGCCGCCTCGACCTGCTCGACCGGCCGGTCCCGGTCGTCCTCGGCGGCGGCGTGCTCGCCTCCCGCCAGCCGCTGCTGCTCGACAACCTCACCGCCCGCCTCGCCGCCGACGCCCCCCTCGCCGAACCCCGCGTCGTCGTCGCCCCGCCCGTCCTCGGCGCCGCCCTGCTCGGCCTGGACCACCTGGGCGCCGCACCCGAGATCCAGCAGCGCCTGCGCGACGCCTACCCCAGCGCGTCCCCCGCGGCGATCTGA
- a CDS encoding chitosanase produces the protein MRPARPLARRTLLAGAAAAAALVLGLNLVPASAAAGGGLTTDQRRRADQLISVFENGTTVIQYGYAENINDGRGVTAGRAGFTTNDGDALKVVRAYTEQVPDNPLAAFVPELERLAAAGSGDTSGLPEADYVTAWKRAADDPAFRRVQDAQVDERYFAPAMADADRLGLTTALARAELFDASVQHGNGSEYDALPALIARTSAKAGTPAAAGEDAWLDAFFDVRIDDLTHPANSATQAEWSQSVDRVEALRRIARTGNRNLDGPFTVTAFGATHTIS, from the coding sequence ATGCGCCCTGCCCGCCCCCTCGCCCGCCGCACCCTGCTGGCCGGCGCCGCCGCCGCGGCCGCCCTCGTGCTCGGCCTGAACCTGGTGCCGGCCTCGGCCGCGGCCGGCGGCGGCCTGACCACCGACCAGCGGCGCCGCGCCGACCAGCTGATCAGCGTGTTCGAGAACGGCACCACGGTGATCCAGTACGGCTACGCGGAGAACATCAACGACGGCCGCGGCGTGACGGCGGGCCGGGCCGGGTTCACCACCAACGACGGCGACGCGCTGAAGGTGGTGCGGGCCTACACCGAGCAGGTGCCGGACAACCCGCTGGCCGCGTTCGTCCCCGAGCTGGAGCGGCTGGCCGCGGCGGGCAGCGGCGACACCTCCGGGCTGCCGGAGGCGGACTACGTCACGGCGTGGAAGCGGGCGGCGGACGACCCGGCGTTCCGGCGGGTGCAGGACGCGCAGGTCGACGAGCGCTACTTCGCCCCGGCGATGGCGGACGCCGACCGCCTGGGCCTGACCACCGCGCTGGCCCGCGCGGAGCTGTTCGACGCCTCCGTCCAGCACGGCAACGGCTCCGAGTACGACGCGCTGCCCGCCCTGATCGCCCGTACCAGCGCCAAGGCGGGCACCCCGGCCGCAGCGGGCGAGGACGCCTGGCTGGACGCCTTCTTCGACGTCCGGATCGACGACCTGACCCACCCCGCGAACTCGGCGACCCAGGCGGAGTGGAGCCAGTCCGTCGACCGGGTCGAGGCACTGCGCCGCATCGCCCGCACCGGCAACCGGAACCTCGACGGCCCCTTCACCGTCACCGCGTTCGGCGCGACCCACACGATCTCCTAG
- a CDS encoding HAD family hydrolase — MTHRPPRLVATDLDGTVVRSDRTVSPRTVAAFARVERAGGRFVLVTGRPPRLMGPIAAAFGGRGTAICSNGAFGYDLRTGTVTAERAIPAPALAEAAARLRAAAPGIGLAVEYAHELAADHAYEPGEWDADLTVRRVPDAELFGRPAPKLIGRHPALDADALLALARPALDGLVSAYHSNGDRLVEAVAAGVSKAAALDELAARAGIAAAEAVAFGDMPNDLPMLAWAGTSYAVANAHPAVLAAADRVIGGHDEDGVAEVLERLFPATP, encoded by the coding sequence ATGACACACCGTCCGCCCAGGCTGGTCGCCACCGACCTCGACGGCACCGTCGTGCGCAGCGACCGCACCGTCTCGCCCCGGACCGTCGCCGCCTTCGCCCGGGTCGAACGGGCCGGCGGCCGCTTCGTCCTGGTGACCGGGCGGCCGCCCCGGCTGATGGGCCCGATCGCCGCGGCGTTCGGCGGCCGCGGCACCGCGATCTGCTCCAACGGCGCCTTCGGCTACGACCTGCGCACCGGCACCGTGACGGCCGAACGCGCCATCCCGGCACCGGCCCTCGCCGAGGCGGCGGCCCGGCTGCGCGCCGCCGCGCCGGGCATCGGCCTCGCGGTCGAGTACGCCCACGAGCTGGCCGCCGACCACGCGTACGAGCCGGGCGAGTGGGACGCCGACCTGACCGTCCGGCGGGTCCCCGACGCCGAACTGTTCGGCCGCCCCGCGCCGAAGCTGATCGGCCGCCACCCCGCACTGGACGCCGACGCGCTGCTGGCCCTGGCCCGCCCGGCGCTCGACGGGCTGGTGAGCGCCTACCACTCCAACGGGGACCGGCTGGTGGAGGCCGTCGCGGCGGGCGTCAGCAAGGCCGCCGCGCTGGACGAGCTGGCCGCCCGCGCGGGCATCGCCGCGGCGGAGGCGGTCGCCTTCGGGGACATGCCCAACGACCTCCCGATGCTGGCCTGGGCCGGCACCTCCTACGCGGTCGCCAACGCCCACCCCGCCGTCCTCGCCGCCGCGGACCGGGTGATCGGCGGCCACGACGAGGACGGCGTGGCGGAGGTCCTGGAACGGCTCTTCCCCGCCACGCCCTGA